The following are encoded together in the Flavihumibacter fluvii genome:
- a CDS encoding type I restriction enzyme HsdR N-terminal domain-containing protein, whose amino-acid sequence MINLVFPDYPFRMREMDGKHQIFDEARKRWVAFTPEEWVRQNFLQYLFQEMNYPASLIAVEKEMQLGELSKRFDILVYNQQHKPWMMVECKSMDVTISDAVVHQVLRYNMAIPVRYLVVTNGRSSWFFEKKNGRLEALLELPAWREGEE is encoded by the coding sequence ATGATAAACCTGGTATTTCCTGATTATCCTTTCCGGATGCGCGAAATGGATGGCAAGCACCAGATTTTTGATGAAGCGCGTAAACGTTGGGTAGCTTTTACACCTGAGGAATGGGTAAGGCAGAACTTCCTGCAATACCTTTTTCAGGAAATGAATTATCCCGCCTCACTGATTGCTGTTGAAAAAGAAATGCAATTGGGCGAGCTGAGCAAGCGGTTTGATATCCTTGTGTATAATCAACAGCATAAACCCTGGATGATGGTGGAATGTAAATCGATGGATGTAACCATCAGCGACGCAGTGGTACACCAGGTACTTCGATATAATATGGCCATCCCGGTTCGATACCTGGTGGTAACCAATGGCAGGAGCAGCTGGTTTTTTGAGAAAAAGAACGGAAGGCTTGAAGCACTGTTGGAACTACCCGCCTGGCGGGAAGGTGAGGAATAA
- a CDS encoding AMP nucleosidase: MKTKAEIVENWLPRYTGQPLEDFGKYILLTNFSNYVEWFAKWHKVGVIGADKPMQCATANDITIINFGMGSPTAATVMDLLSAIEPKAVLFLGKCGGLKKRNTVGDLILPIAAIRGEGTSNDYFPPEVPALPAFALQKAVSTTIRDMGVDYWTGTVYTTNRRVWEHDEEFKEYLKIIRAYAIDMETATIFSVGFYNKIPTGALLLVSDSPMVPEGVKTEESDKKVTSEFVERHIRIGVDSLKQLINDGLTVKHLRF, translated from the coding sequence ATGAAAACCAAAGCAGAAATAGTAGAAAACTGGTTGCCGAGGTATACTGGGCAACCACTGGAAGATTTTGGTAAATATATTTTGCTGACCAATTTCAGCAACTACGTAGAATGGTTTGCAAAATGGCATAAGGTTGGGGTAATAGGTGCCGATAAACCCATGCAATGCGCCACAGCAAATGATATTACCATCATTAACTTCGGCATGGGCAGCCCGACCGCAGCAACAGTGATGGACCTTTTATCTGCCATTGAACCCAAAGCAGTCTTGTTCCTGGGCAAATGCGGCGGGCTAAAAAAACGAAATACAGTTGGCGACCTGATCCTTCCAATTGCGGCTATACGCGGAGAGGGAACATCAAATGATTACTTTCCCCCTGAAGTGCCCGCATTACCTGCATTTGCCTTGCAAAAAGCCGTATCAACCACCATCCGTGACATGGGCGTTGACTACTGGACCGGTACCGTGTACACCACTAACCGACGTGTTTGGGAACATGATGAAGAGTTCAAGGAATACCTGAAAATAATAAGGGCATACGCTATAGATATGGAAACTGCAACCATTTTTTCGGTTGGCTTTTATAATAAAATCCCAACCGGCGCCCTGCTGCTTGTGAGCGATTCCCCCATGGTACCTGAAGGTGTAAAAACTGAAGAAAGTGACAAAAAGGTAACTTCCGAATTTGTAGAAAGACATATCCGAATTGGCGTTGATTCGTTGAAACAACTGATCAACGATGGACTAACGGTTAAGCACCTTCGCTTTTAA
- a CDS encoding ABC transporter ATP-binding protein, producing the protein MAHPLLSIENLTVGFGTVASPNRAIEGITLTVNRGEIVAIVGESGSGKSVTSLSILQLLPEKNTHYLSGKLQFSANGESLVDLLTLSNAELRKFRGAAVSMIFQEPMTSLNPVFTCGEQVMEAIRVHKKCTSAEARFQALELFRKVMLPAPEAIMKRYPHEISGGQKQRVMIAMAISCAPALLIADEPTTALDVTVQKNILDLLADLQAQTNMGLIFITHDLGVVQDIAHKVVVMFQGKIVEQNSAKEIFRNPAHPYTKALLACRPIIHPKGRRLPVVSDFWQPGESDQPNFQPLVKSSPAVQLPAGKELLKIEQLSVWFPTQKNILGKAKGFTKAVDDLSFSVFEGETLGIVGESGCGKTTLGRALLRLIPATAGRVWYKERDLLSLSKRELQAIRKNIQIVFQDPYGSLNPRITVGEAIREAMEVHGIGHSKKARKDKVLELLEKVHLSPNHFDRYPHAFSGGQRQRIGIARALALDPGFIVFDESVSALDVSIQAQVLNLINDLKAEFGFTALFISHDLGVVRYISDRILVMKSGHIEEIGTAEAVFNAPQSIYTRNLLDAIPGNSSLSI; encoded by the coding sequence TTGGCACATCCCCTTTTATCAATCGAAAACCTTACGGTTGGATTTGGCACGGTTGCCAGCCCGAACCGTGCGATTGAAGGTATAACGTTAACGGTTAACCGTGGTGAAATTGTTGCAATTGTTGGCGAATCCGGCTCTGGAAAATCGGTCACTTCCCTATCAATACTGCAACTGCTCCCTGAAAAAAACACCCATTACCTTTCAGGAAAATTACAATTCAGTGCGAATGGTGAATCATTGGTGGACCTTCTGACACTATCTAATGCCGAACTCAGGAAATTCAGGGGCGCTGCAGTATCGATGATTTTCCAGGAACCCATGACTTCGCTCAACCCGGTATTCACCTGTGGTGAACAAGTGATGGAAGCCATTCGCGTCCATAAAAAATGCACTTCTGCGGAGGCCAGGTTCCAGGCGCTGGAATTATTCCGGAAAGTAATGCTGCCAGCTCCTGAAGCCATCATGAAACGATATCCGCATGAGATCAGCGGCGGGCAAAAACAACGGGTAATGATTGCCATGGCCATCAGTTGTGCCCCTGCCCTGCTGATCGCTGATGAGCCAACCACCGCTTTGGATGTAACCGTACAAAAAAACATTCTCGACCTCCTGGCTGATTTGCAGGCGCAAACGAATATGGGCCTGATCTTTATCACCCACGACCTGGGCGTGGTGCAGGATATTGCCCATAAGGTGGTTGTGATGTTTCAGGGCAAAATTGTGGAGCAAAATTCTGCAAAGGAAATATTCCGGAACCCGGCGCATCCCTACACAAAAGCATTACTGGCTTGCCGACCTATCATTCACCCTAAAGGCAGGAGGCTACCGGTTGTAAGCGATTTCTGGCAACCCGGTGAAAGTGACCAGCCAAATTTCCAGCCGTTGGTAAAATCCTCGCCGGCAGTTCAGTTGCCTGCGGGAAAAGAGCTCCTGAAAATAGAGCAATTAAGCGTTTGGTTTCCTACACAAAAAAACATACTTGGAAAAGCTAAGGGTTTTACCAAAGCGGTTGACGACCTGAGTTTTTCTGTATTTGAAGGAGAAACACTAGGAATTGTTGGCGAATCAGGCTGTGGCAAAACAACACTGGGAAGGGCATTGCTACGATTAATTCCCGCTACAGCCGGACGTGTCTGGTATAAAGAACGTGACCTTTTATCCCTTTCCAAAAGAGAATTGCAAGCCATACGCAAAAATATCCAGATCGTTTTCCAGGATCCTTATGGATCGCTAAATCCCCGGATTACTGTTGGTGAAGCCATCCGGGAAGCCATGGAAGTGCATGGAATCGGCCATTCCAAAAAAGCACGGAAAGATAAAGTGCTGGAATTACTGGAAAAAGTACACCTGAGCCCCAACCATTTTGACCGGTATCCACATGCATTCAGCGGTGGCCAAAGGCAGAGGATCGGCATCGCGAGGGCACTGGCCCTGGATCCCGGATTTATCGTTTTTGACGAAAGTGTTAGTGCGCTCGATGTAAGTATACAGGCCCAGGTCCTGAACCTGATCAATGACCTGAAGGCAGAATTTGGCTTTACCGCGCTTTTTATTTCCCACGATCTCGGTGTTGTGCGCTATATCAGCGACAGGATCCTGGTCATGAAATCAGGGCATATTGAAGAAATTGGCACAGCAGAAGCCGTATTTAATGCCCCGCAATCGATCTATACACGGAATCTCCTGGATGCTATCCCCGGAAACAGTTCGCTTTCCATATGA
- the queA gene encoding tRNA preQ1(34) S-adenosylmethionine ribosyltransferase-isomerase QueA, with protein MKLSQFKFDLPLNLIAQHPAKKREDSRMMVVNRKTGNIENKNFRDILDYFDDKDVFVVNNTKVFPARMYGRKEKTGAKIEVFLLRELNKPNRLWDVIVDPARKIRVGNKLYFGENDELVAEVIDNTTSRGRTIRFLWEGTDEEFRQMLEFLGETPLPKYIKRKPDEEDKERYQTVYAKHEGAVAAPTAGLHFSRELIKRLEIKGIRFAEVTLHTGLGTFRPIEVEDLSKHKMDAEYYQILDTACQIVNKAKTTGHRICSIGTTTMRAVESSFTAEKLLKPSEGWTNHFIHPPYQFSIADALVTNFHLPKTSLLIMTCAFAGYDLAMEAYKKAIKDKYRFFSYGDAMLVI; from the coding sequence ATGAAGCTATCACAGTTTAAGTTCGATCTCCCCCTCAACCTTATTGCCCAGCACCCTGCGAAAAAAAGAGAAGACAGCCGTATGATGGTTGTTAATCGGAAAACAGGCAATATAGAGAACAAGAATTTCCGCGATATTCTTGATTACTTTGATGATAAGGATGTTTTCGTAGTGAATAATACCAAAGTTTTCCCTGCACGTATGTATGGCCGTAAGGAAAAGACAGGTGCAAAAATTGAAGTATTCCTGTTGCGGGAACTTAATAAACCAAACCGTTTGTGGGATGTAATTGTAGACCCGGCCCGTAAGATAAGGGTAGGCAATAAATTATATTTTGGGGAGAATGATGAACTGGTGGCAGAAGTAATAGATAACACCACCAGCCGTGGCCGTACTATCCGCTTCCTTTGGGAAGGCACCGATGAAGAGTTTCGCCAGATGCTGGAATTCCTGGGGGAAACGCCGCTTCCAAAATACATCAAACGCAAACCCGATGAAGAAGATAAAGAGCGTTACCAAACTGTTTATGCAAAACATGAAGGCGCGGTAGCTGCACCAACAGCCGGATTGCATTTCAGCCGTGAACTGATCAAACGCCTTGAAATTAAGGGGATCCGCTTTGCGGAAGTTACCCTGCACACCGGGCTCGGCACTTTCCGCCCCATTGAAGTGGAAGACCTGAGTAAACATAAAATGGATGCCGAATATTACCAGATCCTGGATACGGCCTGCCAGATCGTCAACAAAGCCAAAACAACCGGGCACCGCATCTGTTCTATCGGAACAACAACCATGCGCGCAGTTGAGTCTTCGTTTACTGCCGAAAAATTATTGAAACCATCTGAAGGCTGGACCAACCATTTCATCCATCCGCCATACCAGTTTTCAATTGCAGATGCGCTGGTTACCAATTTTCATTTACCAAAAACCAGTTTACTCATTATGACCTGCGCATTTGCCGGTTATGACCTGGCTATGGAAGCATACAAAAAAGCAATAAAGGATAAATACCGTTTCTTCAGCTATGGTGATGCCATGCTGGTAATTTAA
- a CDS encoding alpha/beta hydrolase has product MKKFLFFTLLYMLSKHQADAQEIIPLYAADAIPNSKPSTLVEKTEKAGNGHMITSNVTQPTLTVYLPPADKANGTAVIICPGGGYFILAAEHEGSDVAKKFNEWGVTAFVLKYRLPSAETMGDPTIGPLQDAQRAIQFVREKAKLWQLESRQIGIMGFSAGGHLAASAAVHFDQSFIPNPLKTSLRPDFVILAYPVISFNDEIGHKGSREKLLGKEPDPAKLKYFSLETQVTKKTPPVFLMHAKDDKGVKVDNTLQFAEALEKNKVKHDIYLYEKGGHGFGLKNPTSDVDWMKYVKEWMFGMDLILKRTSKF; this is encoded by the coding sequence ATGAAAAAGTTCCTCTTTTTTACACTCCTTTACATGTTATCCAAACACCAGGCCGATGCCCAGGAAATCATTCCCCTTTATGCTGCTGATGCGATACCTAACAGTAAGCCATCAACGCTTGTGGAAAAGACTGAAAAAGCGGGAAACGGTCATATGATCACTTCCAATGTAACCCAACCAACCCTGACTGTTTATTTACCACCGGCCGATAAAGCCAATGGAACAGCCGTGATTATTTGTCCCGGCGGCGGATATTTTATACTCGCTGCCGAACATGAAGGAAGCGATGTGGCGAAAAAATTTAATGAGTGGGGCGTTACAGCATTTGTTTTAAAATATCGCCTGCCATCTGCGGAGACCATGGGGGATCCAACTATTGGCCCGCTGCAGGATGCACAACGGGCGATTCAATTTGTTCGGGAGAAAGCCAAGCTCTGGCAACTTGAATCCAGGCAAATCGGGATTATGGGATTCAGTGCGGGTGGTCACCTGGCCGCGAGTGCTGCCGTTCACTTCGACCAAAGCTTTATCCCAAATCCATTGAAAACATCCCTTCGCCCGGATTTCGTAATTCTTGCATATCCGGTCATTAGCTTTAACGATGAAATTGGCCACAAAGGCAGCCGCGAGAAACTTTTAGGCAAGGAACCCGATCCGGCTAAATTAAAATATTTCAGCCTGGAGACCCAGGTCACCAAAAAGACACCGCCGGTATTTTTAATGCATGCCAAAGATGACAAGGGGGTGAAAGTGGATAATACACTCCAGTTTGCTGAAGCCCTGGAAAAAAATAAGGTAAAGCATGATATATACCTTTACGAAAAAGGCGGGCACGGATTCGGGCTCAAAAATCCAACCAGTGATGTCGATTGGATGAAATACGTAAAGGAATGGATGTTTGGAATGGACCTCATCCTCAAACGGACTTCTAAGTTTTAG
- a CDS encoding aspartate kinase: MKVMKFGGTSVGKPERMHQVAQLITNDTEPKIVVLSALSGTTNTLVSIGDALSKGEKENAKQIIDKLESHYHEFVQSLLHQEATCAKANAILAEHFEFLNIITKISFNEALNKDILAQGELMSTKLFSVYLEEQGIKHALLPALEFMSIDANDEPQVAVIRQKLLPVLAAHPGIDLFITQGYICRNIRGEVDNLKRGGSDYTASLIAAAANCSVCEIWTDIDGMHNNDPRVVNKTVPIEQLSFEEAAELAYFGAKILHPTCIWPAQQEKVPVKLLNTMQPEAAGTVITQEAGSVGVKAVAAKDGIIAINIKSSRMLLAYGFLRKIFEVFEKYRTPIDMITTSEVAVSVTIDSAAFLPLIIKELEPFGTVEVDSDQTIVSIVGNDIAQTKDILSRLFDCLKPVPVRMVSYGGSRHNVSLLIPSAYKTETLQLLNKGLFDL, translated from the coding sequence ATGAAAGTAATGAAGTTCGGGGGTACATCCGTTGGAAAACCAGAACGGATGCACCAGGTGGCACAGTTGATCACAAATGACACGGAACCTAAAATTGTAGTGTTAAGTGCATTAAGTGGTACAACAAATACATTAGTGTCTATAGGCGATGCCTTATCGAAAGGCGAGAAGGAAAATGCCAAACAAATCATCGATAAACTGGAATCCCATTACCATGAATTCGTTCAATCACTGCTGCATCAGGAAGCCACTTGTGCAAAAGCAAATGCAATACTTGCTGAACATTTTGAATTCCTGAATATCATTACTAAAATTTCTTTTAATGAAGCGTTGAATAAGGATATCCTTGCTCAGGGCGAACTGATGAGTACAAAATTATTTTCTGTTTACCTGGAAGAGCAGGGAATTAAACATGCTTTGCTGCCTGCGCTGGAGTTTATGAGCATTGATGCTAATGACGAACCACAGGTTGCAGTGATCCGCCAGAAGCTATTGCCTGTGCTGGCAGCTCATCCTGGAATTGACCTTTTTATTACCCAGGGATACATATGCAGGAATATCCGTGGTGAAGTGGATAACCTGAAGCGGGGTGGAAGCGATTATACAGCCTCGCTGATAGCTGCTGCTGCCAATTGTTCCGTATGTGAAATCTGGACAGATATAGATGGTATGCACAATAATGATCCACGTGTAGTGAACAAAACTGTTCCCATTGAACAACTTAGTTTTGAAGAGGCTGCCGAGCTTGCCTATTTTGGGGCCAAGATCCTGCACCCAACCTGTATCTGGCCGGCGCAACAGGAAAAAGTCCCTGTTAAACTACTCAATACCATGCAGCCTGAGGCCGCCGGAACTGTAATTACCCAGGAAGCAGGCTCCGTTGGCGTAAAAGCTGTTGCCGCAAAAGACGGTATTATCGCTATTAATATTAAAAGCAGCCGGATGTTATTGGCATATGGATTCCTGCGCAAGATTTTTGAAGTATTTGAAAAGTATCGGACACCTATCGATATGATCACTACTTCGGAGGTGGCAGTCTCCGTTACAATAGATAGTGCCGCCTTCCTGCCTTTGATCATTAAAGAGTTAGAACCCTTCGGAACAGTGGAAGTAGACAGTGATCAAACCATCGTCTCAATCGTTGGAAATGATATTGCCCAAACAAAAGATATTCTTAGCCGCCTTTTCGACTGCCTGAAACCCGTTCCCGTCAGAATGGTGAGTTATGGAGGCAGCCGTCACAATGTTTCGCTGCTGATTCCCTCTGCCTACAAGACGGAGACTCTTCAGTTGCTGAATAAAGGGTTGTTCGATTTGTAA
- a CDS encoding Ldh family oxidoreductase translates to MSSSNYSLSQLSAFTEAIFRKIGCSEQDATTATRVLLSADLRGIDSHGIARLSGYVRLWEATRVNATPEMKIIHETPSTAVLDGDAGLGLVVAPYAMQVAIDKAKNVGTGWVSVQNSNHYGIAASHAMMALQYDMIGISMTNASALVAPTFSVERLLGTNPICVAVPAGTEAPFVADMATTTAANGKLEILQRKKEAAPSGWIQDAQGNSTTDAHALKNGGALLPLGGDREHGSHKGYALGAIVDIFSAVLSGANYGPWVPPFPAYVPMPTGMPGKGIGHFFGAMRIDAFRPAADFKLHMDQWIRRFKSARTVEGVDRVIVPGEPEVELEQDRRLNGIPLLSAVVDDLKLLGDRFSIPFLKP, encoded by the coding sequence ATGTCTTCATCAAATTATTCCCTCAGTCAGTTATCCGCATTTACAGAAGCTATTTTTAGAAAAATCGGCTGTTCTGAACAAGATGCCACTACAGCTACCAGGGTTTTACTCAGTGCAGACTTGCGTGGGATTGATTCACATGGTATTGCCCGGTTGAGCGGCTATGTCCGGTTATGGGAAGCCACCAGGGTAAATGCTACGCCAGAAATGAAAATAATTCATGAAACGCCATCAACTGCTGTGTTGGATGGTGATGCCGGTCTCGGACTTGTGGTGGCGCCATATGCGATGCAGGTGGCCATTGATAAGGCAAAAAATGTAGGCACCGGTTGGGTAAGCGTACAAAACAGCAACCATTATGGAATTGCCGCATCGCATGCCATGATGGCCTTGCAATATGATATGATCGGAATCAGCATGACCAACGCCAGCGCCCTTGTAGCCCCCACATTTTCGGTGGAAAGGTTATTGGGAACGAATCCGATTTGTGTGGCCGTGCCAGCTGGAACCGAAGCTCCTTTTGTGGCAGATATGGCCACAACCACTGCGGCGAATGGCAAACTGGAGATCCTTCAACGTAAAAAGGAAGCAGCCCCTTCGGGTTGGATACAGGATGCACAAGGTAATTCAACGACAGATGCCCATGCCCTTAAAAATGGGGGAGCATTATTGCCGCTCGGCGGCGACCGGGAGCACGGCAGCCATAAAGGCTATGCATTAGGCGCCATCGTAGATATATTTTCTGCCGTATTAAGTGGAGCGAACTATGGTCCATGGGTACCACCTTTTCCTGCCTATGTGCCAATGCCAACGGGGATGCCGGGCAAAGGGATCGGCCATTTTTTCGGCGCCATGCGCATTGATGCCTTCAGGCCGGCAGCTGATTTTAAGTTGCACATGGACCAATGGATCAGGAGGTTTAAGTCGGCCAGGACTGTCGAGGGGGTTGATCGGGTAATTGTGCCGGGTGAACCAGAGGTGGAATTGGAGCAGGATCGCCGTTTGAACGGGATCCCGTTATTGAGCGCGGTAGTAGATGACCTGAAATTACTGGGTGATCGATTCTCAATTCCCTTTTTAAAGCCGTAA
- a CDS encoding single-stranded DNA-binding protein has product MIKLQVIGNLGRDCVTNNVNGRTVMNFTVAHTERYKDAQGNQQDKTIWVDCAYWSDRTAVAPYLKKGTQVYVEGTPEVRTYAKNDGTNGASLSLRVQSVQLLGTKTENSGGSGYNNAAPAGNFSGNTQQAPVQVMDAGDDLPF; this is encoded by the coding sequence ATGATCAAGCTTCAGGTAATCGGCAATCTCGGCAGGGATTGCGTGACCAACAACGTGAATGGACGGACAGTGATGAATTTTACGGTGGCGCATACCGAAAGGTATAAAGATGCCCAGGGCAACCAGCAGGATAAGACCATTTGGGTGGATTGCGCCTATTGGTCTGATCGTACTGCGGTAGCACCCTACCTGAAAAAAGGCACCCAGGTATATGTAGAAGGGACTCCCGAAGTGCGGACATATGCAAAAAATGATGGTACAAACGGTGCTTCTTTATCCTTAAGGGTGCAATCTGTGCAGTTATTGGGTACGAAAACCGAAAATTCAGGTGGATCAGGCTATAATAACGCCGCGCCTGCTGGCAATTTCAGTGGAAATACCCAGCAAGCCCCGGTTCAGGTCATGGATGCGGGCGACGACCTGCCATTCTAA
- the mnmA gene encoding tRNA 2-thiouridine(34) synthase MnmA: MSRKGKVLVAMSGGIDSTVTALMLNAEGYEVVGITMKTWDYASSGTSKKETGCCNLESFNDARMAAVHHGFPHFVLDIREEFGDFVIDNFVDEYLAGRTPNPCVMCNTHIKWRALLKRADALDCEFIATGHYGIINQHTNGRHFISKGVDETKDQSYVLWGLQQDLLSRTMLPLGKFRKTEIRQMAHDFGYPELAKKAESYEICFVPDNDYRGFLKKKVNGLEERVMGGTFIDKHGKILGQHKGYPFYTIGQRKGLDIALGRPVFVTGIDPDTNTVVLGDEEDLNRSEMVVSKINWLKYDGITEGMEATTKIRYKDKGSLSALRPHDNGISVHFFEEVKGIAPGQSAVFYEGNDVIGGGIIQRNNSAY, translated from the coding sequence ATGAGCCGTAAAGGGAAAGTGCTGGTTGCGATGAGCGGGGGTATTGACAGTACCGTTACCGCCCTTATGCTGAACGCGGAAGGATATGAAGTTGTGGGCATTACCATGAAAACCTGGGATTATGCCAGTTCGGGAACCAGTAAAAAGGAAACCGGCTGCTGTAACCTCGAGTCATTCAATGATGCCCGGATGGCAGCCGTTCACCATGGTTTCCCCCATTTTGTACTGGATATCCGGGAAGAATTCGGCGATTTCGTGATCGATAATTTTGTAGATGAATACCTTGCAGGCCGCACCCCCAATCCCTGTGTGATGTGTAATACCCATATCAAATGGCGGGCCCTGCTGAAACGTGCCGATGCGCTGGATTGCGAATTCATTGCCACGGGGCATTATGGCATTATCAACCAACATACCAATGGCCGCCACTTTATCAGTAAAGGAGTGGATGAAACAAAGGACCAGAGTTATGTTCTTTGGGGGCTTCAACAAGACCTTTTAAGCCGTACTATGCTGCCCTTGGGCAAATTCCGTAAAACGGAGATCCGCCAGATGGCCCATGATTTCGGCTATCCCGAACTGGCTAAAAAAGCGGAGAGCTATGAAATCTGCTTTGTACCCGATAACGATTACCGGGGATTCCTGAAAAAGAAAGTGAATGGCCTTGAAGAAAGGGTAATGGGTGGCACTTTTATAGACAAACACGGTAAAATCCTGGGGCAGCATAAAGGGTACCCTTTTTATACTATCGGGCAGCGCAAAGGCCTCGACATCGCTTTAGGCCGGCCGGTATTTGTGACCGGTATAGACCCTGATACCAATACTGTAGTCCTGGGCGATGAAGAAGACCTTAACCGCTCCGAAATGGTCGTAAGCAAGATCAATTGGCTTAAATACGACGGTATCACCGAAGGCATGGAAGCCACCACCAAAATCAGGTACAAGGACAAGGGTAGTTTATCGGCTTTACGCCCCCATGACAATGGTATTTCCGTGCATTTTTTTGAGGAAGTGAAAGGTATTGCGCCCGGACAAAGTGCTGTTTTTTATGAAGGAAATGATGTGATTGGCGGCGGCATAATCCAACGCAATAATTCAGCCTATTAA
- a CDS encoding Fmu (Sun) domain-containing protein yields the protein MFAAAHVQTALQLGKSYSGEMPFAQFSKAYFSTHKKHGSRDRKQILQLCYCLFRMGHTLLQWPDEQRMLTGLFLCSDAPNPLLAALKPDWNEKAGLPLQEKCLLAGFAGHELAIFPWTNELSEGINIKAFSLSHLRQPDLFIRIRPGHKNAVINVLETKWLEYKLIGDNSIRLPNGFKVEEHFVVNKQVVIQDLSSQRVGELFSLIPPAITKKDPFRIWDACAASGGKSIMAMDTFPKASLTVTDKRTTILHNLSERFRYAGIKNYHRFAVDLSEQEASIPQQDFIIADVPCSGSGTWSRTPEQLTIFDPAAIPAFSLLQRKIAGNALKKLLPGGYFLYITCSVFSQENEENVDFLLKNNSLQLIRQSVINGAEDHADTMFVALLKKS from the coding sequence ATGTTTGCCGCCGCACATGTTCAGACTGCCCTTCAACTGGGTAAATCCTATAGTGGGGAAATGCCTTTTGCGCAGTTTTCCAAGGCATATTTTAGCACGCATAAAAAGCATGGGTCGCGTGATCGTAAACAGATTCTCCAACTCTGTTATTGCCTGTTCAGGATGGGACATACACTGCTTCAATGGCCTGACGAACAGCGCATGCTGACCGGACTTTTTTTATGCTCAGATGCGCCTAATCCTTTACTGGCGGCACTTAAACCGGACTGGAATGAGAAAGCAGGCCTGCCTTTGCAGGAAAAATGCCTGCTCGCGGGTTTTGCCGGGCATGAACTGGCGATATTCCCCTGGACAAATGAACTTAGTGAAGGCATCAATATCAAAGCGTTTTCATTATCCCATCTGCGCCAGCCAGATTTATTTATCAGGATAAGACCCGGTCATAAAAATGCCGTAATCAATGTACTGGAGACGAAATGGTTAGAATATAAACTGATTGGTGACAATTCTATAAGGTTACCTAATGGTTTTAAAGTCGAAGAACATTTTGTGGTAAATAAGCAGGTAGTGATTCAGGACCTTAGTTCGCAAAGGGTAGGCGAGTTGTTCTCATTAATTCCCCCAGCTATCACGAAGAAGGATCCATTCAGGATATGGGATGCCTGCGCTGCAAGTGGCGGAAAAAGTATCATGGCAATGGATACTTTTCCAAAGGCGTCATTAACCGTAACAGATAAACGTACTACTATCCTTCATAACTTATCAGAGCGGTTCCGTTATGCAGGTATAAAAAATTACCATCGGTTTGCTGTTGATCTTTCTGAGCAGGAAGCGTCCATACCACAACAGGACTTCATTATTGCAGATGTGCCCTGCAGCGGCAGCGGCACCTGGTCGCGAACCCCGGAACAACTCACCATTTTCGATCCTGCTGCTATTCCGGCTTTCAGTTTGCTGCAAAGAAAAATCGCTGGTAATGCATTAAAAAAACTTTTACCCGGCGGTTATTTTTTGTACATCACCTGTTCCGTTTTTAGCCAGGAGAATGAAGAGAACGTAGACTTTCTATTGAAAAATAATTCCCTCCAATTGATCCGGCAATCGGTTATAAATGGGGCTGAAGATCATGCGGATACCATGTTTGTGGCCTTGCTGAAAAAATCCTGA